A stretch of the Leguminivora glycinivorella isolate SPB_JAAS2020 chromosome 2, LegGlyc_1.1, whole genome shotgun sequence genome encodes the following:
- the LOC125242416 gene encoding uncharacterized protein LOC125242416, with protein sequence MDFSENTFKNYYYPENKDESSDEEGTAGFKVKQILAKKRSGNDIDSFFERPKKQSKILKRSSIVSKSSEDGVANLSSGQDDGAYASHFIKIEIYDAQKIKKIPPMEQWKHADIRLKYFALEDDAELQSTRNIIYNITKQLASKDSCVKYFIDNKKP encoded by the exons atggac ttctctgaaaatacattcaagaactattactaccctGAAAATAAAGATGAATCAAGCGATGAagaaggtacagctggtttcaaagtaAAACAGATCCTCGCAAAGAAACGTTCAGGAAATGATATCGATAGCTTTTTCGAACGTCCTAAAAAGCAGAGTAAGATCCTGAAACGGTCTTCGATTGTAAGCAAAAGTTCGGAGGACGGTGTTGCAAACTTATCATCGGGGCAAGACGACGGAGCATATGCAtcccattttattaaaattgagATTTATGAtgcacaaaaaattaaaaaaataccacCCATGGAACAATGGAAGCACGCGGACATCAGATTAAAatattttgcgttggaagatGATGCAGAACTACAAAGTACgcgaaatattatatataacattacaaaacaattagcttctaaggatagttgtgtgaaatattttatagacaATAAGAAACCGTGA